One window of Oncorhynchus masou masou isolate Uvic2021 chromosome 28, UVic_Omas_1.1, whole genome shotgun sequence genomic DNA carries:
- the pdxp gene encoding pyridoxal phosphate phosphatase: MAGLVSSRGCHKIRGSQIRELLDSKLNVLFDCDGVIWNGETVVAGAPEVVTLLKQQGKKVFFITNNCTRPRASYVTKFIRLGFTDVAEEEIFSSAYCSAAYLRDVAKLQGKVYVIGCQGVVKELREAGVPIVEEDTNAPTGTIYDYPLDPEVKAVLVGYDEKFDFIKLAKACCYLQNTECLFLATDPDPWHPLRGGRITPGSGSLTAAVETASSRKATVIGKPSCFMFECIASQFNLDPGQSLMVGDRLETDILFGANCGLDTMLTLTGVSTLEEAHGYKDSDDPERKDFVPDYVVETIADFIEAYEEEEG; encoded by the exons ATGGCTGGGCTGGTGAGTAGCAGAGGGTGTCACAAAATCAGGGGTTCCCAAATAAGAGAGCTCCTCGACTCCAAGCTCAACGTCCTTTTTGATTGCGACGGAGTCATCTGGAATGGCGAAACGGTAGTGGCAGGCGCGCCAGAAGTGGTGACGCTACTGAAACAGCAAGGCAAAAAGGTATTTTTCATCACCAACAACTGTACTAGGCCCAGAGCGAGCTACGTGACGAAGTTTATCCGGTTGGGCTTCACTGATGTCGCAGAGGAGGAGATCTTCAGCTCGGCGTACTGCTCTGCGGCTTATCTGCGAGACGTGGCGAAGTTGCAGGGTAAGGTGTATGTCATAGGGTGCCAGGGCGTTGTGAAGGAGCTACGGGAGGCTGGGGTTCCCATAGTGGAGGAGGACACTAACGCACCTACTGGGACCATTTACGACTACCCGTTGGACCCAGAAGTAAAGGCAGTGCTGGTGGGATATGACGAGAAATTTGATTTCATAAAACTGGCCAAAGCCTGCTGCTACTTACAGAATACTGAGTGCCTGTTTCTGGCCACTGACCCTGACCCTTGGCACCCACTGCGAGGAGGCAGAATAACACCAG gttCAGGAAGCCTCACGGCCGCTGTGGAGACAGCCAGCAGCAGGAAAGCCACGGTGATCGGGAAGCCCAGCTGCTTCATGTTCGAGTGCATCGCCAGCCAGTTCAACCTGGACCCCGGCCAGTCCCTCATGGTGGGTGACCGCCTGGAGACTGACATCCTGTTTGGGGCTAACTGTGGCCTGGACACCATGCTCACCCTGACCGGAGTGTCCACTCTAGAGGAGGCGCACGGCTACAAGGACAGTGACGACCCCGAGCGGAAGGACTTTGTGCCAGATTACGTGGTGGAGACCATTGCCGATTTCATTGAAGCGTatgaagaggaggaaggctgA